Proteins found in one Nitrospinota bacterium genomic segment:
- a CDS encoding proteasome accessory factor PafA2 family protein — protein MSDLVPLMGIETEYGIIREDAESPDPVEESMHLLKRCEVPSVFRAWSYRHENSHLDLRGYQVRSLAQDEEEDAFCAEDRKRPYSYWEMKCDRVLGNGARFYNDHTHPEYTTPECNGVLQLVAHDVAGERIVGECARLRNQDLGQNVVQLFKNNTDYSGHSYGTHDNFLIPRDLPFDDWVQGLVPFLVTRQLFAGAGKVGTENRHGPDFTGLQLSQRADFIESLLSIETMTQRPIVNTRDEPHAVPAKYRRLHLILGDANMSAYATALRVGTTRLVLTLIGEKKLPAPPALQDPVEAIKKVSLDTTGKELLARDSGQTITPLEIQNFYLDAVEKCYQGQCEETDWIISEWRRTLDQLENSPEKLADRIDWAIKKKLFTQFVETEKLEWEDPWLQSLDLEYHNLDPDRGLYRGLEQEGNVLQLIPEAEVTEAIHQPPDGTRAMIRGLVVQNELDNIEKIHWTGVEFKKGDELDLSHVITPADVEKMLNSKKEQFAWI, from the coding sequence ATGAGCGACCTGGTTCCCCTGATGGGGATCGAAACCGAATACGGAATCATCCGCGAAGATGCGGAATCCCCGGACCCGGTGGAAGAATCCATGCACTTGCTCAAGCGTTGCGAAGTTCCCAGCGTGTTTCGGGCCTGGTCTTACCGTCATGAAAACTCGCATCTGGATCTACGCGGTTATCAGGTCCGGTCGCTTGCTCAGGATGAGGAAGAGGACGCGTTTTGCGCCGAAGACAGGAAGCGGCCCTACTCTTATTGGGAAATGAAGTGTGACCGGGTGCTGGGCAACGGGGCGCGTTTTTATAATGACCACACCCATCCCGAATACACCACGCCCGAGTGCAACGGCGTCTTGCAACTGGTGGCGCATGATGTGGCGGGTGAGCGAATTGTAGGGGAATGCGCGCGGCTTAGAAATCAGGACCTTGGGCAAAATGTCGTGCAATTGTTCAAGAACAACACCGATTACAGCGGTCACAGTTACGGAACGCATGACAACTTTCTCATTCCCCGCGACCTGCCGTTTGACGACTGGGTCCAGGGCCTCGTGCCTTTTTTGGTGACGCGCCAGCTTTTTGCCGGAGCGGGCAAGGTGGGAACTGAAAATCGCCACGGACCGGATTTTACCGGGTTGCAACTCAGCCAGCGCGCAGACTTCATTGAAAGTCTACTGAGTATCGAGACCATGACCCAGCGTCCGATCGTAAATACGCGGGATGAGCCGCATGCGGTGCCTGCAAAATACCGGAGACTGCATTTGATTTTGGGTGACGCCAACATGTCGGCCTATGCCACGGCATTGAGGGTGGGGACGACGCGGCTGGTGTTGACGTTGATCGGGGAGAAAAAATTACCGGCGCCTCCGGCGTTGCAAGACCCGGTGGAAGCTATTAAAAAGGTGTCTCTGGATACAACCGGCAAGGAATTGCTGGCGAGAGATTCCGGGCAGACGATCACGCCGCTGGAGATACAGAATTTCTACCTGGATGCCGTAGAAAAATGTTATCAAGGTCAATGTGAGGAAACCGACTGGATCATCAGCGAGTGGCGCCGGACTTTGGATCAACTGGAAAACAGCCCTGAGAAACTGGCGGACCGTATCGACTGGGCGATCAAGAAAAAACTGTTCACCCAGTTTGTGGAGACGGAAAAGTTGGAGTGGGAGGACCCGTGGCTACAAAGCCTCGATCTGGAATATCACAACCTGGACCCGGACCGGGGTCTCTATCGCGGATTGGAGCAGGAGGGAAATGTTCTGCAATTGATTCCCGAAGCCGAGGTGACTGAAGCGATTCACCAGCCGCCTGACGGGACACGGGCCATGATTCGCGGCCTGGTGGTGCAGAATGAATTGGATAATATTGAAAAAATCCATTGGACCGGGGTGGAGTTTAAAAAAGGCGATGAGCTGGATCTGTCGCATGTGATCACCCCCGCCGATGTCGAAAAAATGTTGAACTCAAAAAAGGAGCAATTCGCATGGATATGA